One Pieris napi chromosome Z, ilPieNapi1.2, whole genome shotgun sequence DNA window includes the following coding sequences:
- the LOC125062558 gene encoding cyclin-T isoform X2, with amino-acid sequence MAGAQEKWYFSKEQLQNSASRKCGLDGDKELAYRQQAANLIQDMGQRLQVSQLCINTAIVYMHRFYAFHSFTQFHRNAIAAAALFLAAKVEEQPRKLEYVIKVAHVCLHRGEGVNTLTSSEQYQEQAQDLVFNENVLLQTLGFDVAIDHPHTHVVRTCHLVKAPKDLAQTSYFMASNSLHLTTMCLQYKPTVVACFCIHLASKWSNWQIPQSHEGRHWFSYVDKTVTADLLERLTSEFLHIFDKCPSRLKKKMMTMSNASGSSPNPPHLNVASPFDRKKEHMLGTATTDEIDKCFDKEYERERRRQQVPGGYVPAPSQPQPQKIDFNLYREKKEREERERRQQALRAGPRPTNQPPQSHRPPSKPHMWPHKPPHHKPPHDKPPLDKLLHDKLLHDKPLHDKPLHDKPLYDKPPHERHRPPNPPNLLNLPPILPIPNPPLSEIPQRMRPPSLFSPENVTPPATAAQPKRPLHVVPKPNRPFEKPPSPKKRPDTAFAIREMQPPAILSPISPKKTEPELVPVVKKLEERKKPEKEKLEVRNGIETDPTLVSNLLKESLAKPAPITVPTETLEKEKHKKEKKKKEKHKSGKKHKKERKKSPQKSPEPALRITIPRSSSPGLKIKIPKERITIPPPGLKIKISKDVLENSRKRPNMEGGPPPKIPKEFKVAENGNGPAK; translated from the exons ATGGCTGGTGCACAAGAAAAATggtatttttcaaaagaaCAACTACAGAATTCAGCAAGCAGAAAATGCGGCTTAGATGGAGATAAGGAGCTTGCATATCGGCAGCAGGCCGCCAATCTCATCCAGGATATGGGCCAGAGGCTACAAGT ATCTCAACTATGCATAAATACAGCAATAGTGTATATGCATCGGTTCTATGCATTTCATTCATTCACACAGTTTCACAGGAATGCTATAGCCGCTGCTGCGCTATTCCTTGCAGCAAAG GTGGAAGAGCAGCCAAGGAAGTtagaatatgtaataaaagtaGCACATGTCTGCCTCCACAGGGGTGAGGGTGTTAATACCCTCACCAGCTCAGAGCAGTATCAGGAACAG GCCCAAGACTTAGTATTTAACGAGAATGTCCTATTACAAACACTGGGTTTCGATGTCGCAATCGACCACCCACACACTCACGTCGTACGGACATGTCACCTTGTCAAAG CCCCGAAGGATTTGGCCCAAACATCTTATTTCATGGCATCGAACAGTCTCCACCTGACTACAATGTGTCTGCAATACAAGCCCACGGTGGTCGCATGCTTTTGTATTCATCTGGCCTCTAAGTGGAGCAACTGGCag ATTCCGCAGTCACATGAGGGCAGGCATTGGTTCTCCTATGTGGATAAAACCGTAACAGCTGATCTTCTAGAGCGTCTCACGTCTGAATTCCTTCACATATTCGACAAGTGTCCCTCTAGACTGAAAAAGAAGATGATGACCATGTCCAATGCCA gCGGAAGTTCACCAAACCCACCTCACCTCAACGTGGCGTCTCCATTTGATAGGAAGAAGGAACACATGCTCGGGACAGCGACGACCGATGAAATCGACAAATGCTTTGATAAAg AGTATGAACGCGAAAGGCGCCGACAACAAGTACCCGGAGGCTACGTGCCGGCGCCGTCACAGCCGCAACCACAGAAGATAGATTTCAATTTGTACAGAGAGAAGAAAGAGAGGGAGGAGAGAGAGAGACGCCAGCAGGCCCTACGTGCTGGCCCAAGGCCCACCAACCAGCCCCCACAGAGTCACAGACCCCCTAGCAAACCTCACATGTGGCCACACAAACCACCACACCACAAACCTCCCCACGACAAACCTCCCCTCGACAAACTTCTCCACGACAAACTTCTCCACGACAAACCTCTCCACGACAAACCTCTCCACGATAAACCTCTCTACGATAAACCTCCCCACGAGAGGCATCGACCCCCCAATCCACCGAACCTCCTCAATCTCCCGCCTATTCTTCCAATACCCAATCCTCCACTATCCGAAATTCCACAAAGAATGCGCCCCCCGTCGCTGTTCTCCCCGGAGAATGTCACACCACCGGCCACGGCCGCCCAGCCCAAACGACCACTTCATGTGGTCCCGAAACCCAACCGTCCCTTCGAGAAACCCCCGAGCCCCAAAAAACGCCCAGACACGGCGTTCGCCATACGGGAGATGCAGCCCCCCGCCATCCTCTCCCCAATATCCCCCAAAAAAACCGAGCCAGAACTAGTACCTGTAGTTAAGAAATtagaagaaagaaaaaaaccggaaaaagaaaaacttgAAGTCCGGAACGGCATCGAGACCGACCCGACGCTGGTCTCCAACCTCCTGAAGGAGAGCCTCGCCAAGCCGGCGCCGATCACCGTCCCGACGGAGACGCTCGAGAAGGAGAAACACAAGAaggagaagaagaagaaggagAAACACAAAAGTGGCAAGAAGCACAAGAAGGAGCGTAAAAAGAGCCCACAGAAGAGCCCCGAGCCGGCGTTGAGGATTACGATCCCGCGGTCATCGTCCCCCGGGCTCAAGATCAAGATCCCCAAGGAAAGAATTACCATCCCCCCGCCGGGGTTGAAGATCAAAATCTCCAAGGATGTCCTGGAGAACTCCAGGAAGAGACCGAATATGGAGGGAGGTCCGCCGCCGAAGATCCCCAAGGAGTTTAAG
- the LOC125062558 gene encoding cyclin-T isoform X1 produces the protein MAGAQEKWYFSKEQLQNSASRKCGLDGDKELAYRQQAANLIQDMGQRLQVSQLCINTAIVYMHRFYAFHSFTQFHRNAIAAAALFLAAKVEEQPRKLEYVIKVAHVCLHRGEGVNTLTSSEQYQEQAQDLVFNENVLLQTLGFDVAIDHPHTHVVRTCHLVKAPKDLAQTSYFMASNSLHLTTMCLQYKPTVVACFCIHLASKWSNWQIPQSHEGRHWFSYVDKTVTADLLERLTSEFLHIFDKCPSRLKKKMMTMSNAMIQLTDPHVVRRLASGSSPNPPHLNVASPFDRKKEHMLGTATTDEIDKCFDKEYERERRRQQVPGGYVPAPSQPQPQKIDFNLYREKKEREERERRQQALRAGPRPTNQPPQSHRPPSKPHMWPHKPPHHKPPHDKPPLDKLLHDKLLHDKPLHDKPLHDKPLYDKPPHERHRPPNPPNLLNLPPILPIPNPPLSEIPQRMRPPSLFSPENVTPPATAAQPKRPLHVVPKPNRPFEKPPSPKKRPDTAFAIREMQPPAILSPISPKKTEPELVPVVKKLEERKKPEKEKLEVRNGIETDPTLVSNLLKESLAKPAPITVPTETLEKEKHKKEKKKKEKHKSGKKHKKERKKSPQKSPEPALRITIPRSSSPGLKIKIPKERITIPPPGLKIKISKDVLENSRKRPNMEGGPPPKIPKEFKVAENGNGPAK, from the exons ATGGCTGGTGCACAAGAAAAATggtatttttcaaaagaaCAACTACAGAATTCAGCAAGCAGAAAATGCGGCTTAGATGGAGATAAGGAGCTTGCATATCGGCAGCAGGCCGCCAATCTCATCCAGGATATGGGCCAGAGGCTACAAGT ATCTCAACTATGCATAAATACAGCAATAGTGTATATGCATCGGTTCTATGCATTTCATTCATTCACACAGTTTCACAGGAATGCTATAGCCGCTGCTGCGCTATTCCTTGCAGCAAAG GTGGAAGAGCAGCCAAGGAAGTtagaatatgtaataaaagtaGCACATGTCTGCCTCCACAGGGGTGAGGGTGTTAATACCCTCACCAGCTCAGAGCAGTATCAGGAACAG GCCCAAGACTTAGTATTTAACGAGAATGTCCTATTACAAACACTGGGTTTCGATGTCGCAATCGACCACCCACACACTCACGTCGTACGGACATGTCACCTTGTCAAAG CCCCGAAGGATTTGGCCCAAACATCTTATTTCATGGCATCGAACAGTCTCCACCTGACTACAATGTGTCTGCAATACAAGCCCACGGTGGTCGCATGCTTTTGTATTCATCTGGCCTCTAAGTGGAGCAACTGGCag ATTCCGCAGTCACATGAGGGCAGGCATTGGTTCTCCTATGTGGATAAAACCGTAACAGCTGATCTTCTAGAGCGTCTCACGTCTGAATTCCTTCACATATTCGACAAGTGTCCCTCTAGACTGAAAAAGAAGATGATGACCATGTCCAATGCCA tGATACAGCTTACGGACCCTCATGTAGtgagaaggctcgcga gCGGAAGTTCACCAAACCCACCTCACCTCAACGTGGCGTCTCCATTTGATAGGAAGAAGGAACACATGCTCGGGACAGCGACGACCGATGAAATCGACAAATGCTTTGATAAAg AGTATGAACGCGAAAGGCGCCGACAACAAGTACCCGGAGGCTACGTGCCGGCGCCGTCACAGCCGCAACCACAGAAGATAGATTTCAATTTGTACAGAGAGAAGAAAGAGAGGGAGGAGAGAGAGAGACGCCAGCAGGCCCTACGTGCTGGCCCAAGGCCCACCAACCAGCCCCCACAGAGTCACAGACCCCCTAGCAAACCTCACATGTGGCCACACAAACCACCACACCACAAACCTCCCCACGACAAACCTCCCCTCGACAAACTTCTCCACGACAAACTTCTCCACGACAAACCTCTCCACGACAAACCTCTCCACGATAAACCTCTCTACGATAAACCTCCCCACGAGAGGCATCGACCCCCCAATCCACCGAACCTCCTCAATCTCCCGCCTATTCTTCCAATACCCAATCCTCCACTATCCGAAATTCCACAAAGAATGCGCCCCCCGTCGCTGTTCTCCCCGGAGAATGTCACACCACCGGCCACGGCCGCCCAGCCCAAACGACCACTTCATGTGGTCCCGAAACCCAACCGTCCCTTCGAGAAACCCCCGAGCCCCAAAAAACGCCCAGACACGGCGTTCGCCATACGGGAGATGCAGCCCCCCGCCATCCTCTCCCCAATATCCCCCAAAAAAACCGAGCCAGAACTAGTACCTGTAGTTAAGAAATtagaagaaagaaaaaaaccggaaaaagaaaaacttgAAGTCCGGAACGGCATCGAGACCGACCCGACGCTGGTCTCCAACCTCCTGAAGGAGAGCCTCGCCAAGCCGGCGCCGATCACCGTCCCGACGGAGACGCTCGAGAAGGAGAAACACAAGAaggagaagaagaagaaggagAAACACAAAAGTGGCAAGAAGCACAAGAAGGAGCGTAAAAAGAGCCCACAGAAGAGCCCCGAGCCGGCGTTGAGGATTACGATCCCGCGGTCATCGTCCCCCGGGCTCAAGATCAAGATCCCCAAGGAAAGAATTACCATCCCCCCGCCGGGGTTGAAGATCAAAATCTCCAAGGATGTCCTGGAGAACTCCAGGAAGAGACCGAATATGGAGGGAGGTCCGCCGCCGAAGATCCCCAAGGAGTTTAAG